The following is a genomic window from Oceanithermus desulfurans.
ACCGGGCTTCCCCGGCGCGCGGGCCCGCGGGCCCGCGGGCCCGCGCGTTTTTTTCGACGGTAAACTAGAGCCATGCGCACCTCCCTGACCGTCGAAGAAGCGCTGGCTACGGTACTGGAACACACCCGTCCGCTCCCGGACGTCGAAGAGGTACCCCTCGAAGCGGCCCTCGGCCGCGTGCTCGCTCGCGACCTCGAAGCCCTGGCCGACCACCCCGACGTCGACAACACCGCCGTGGACGGCTACGCCGCCCGCGCCGCCGACACCGCGGGCGCCAGCCCCGAAAACCCGGTGCGCCTGCGCTGGATCGGCGAGTCGCCCGCGGGGCGGCCCTTCCAGGGCCGGCTGGGCCCCGGCGAGGCCGTGAGCGTCTACACCGGTGCGTCCCTGCCCGAGGGCGCCGACGCGGTGGTGGCCGTCGAGGACACCGAGCGCGACGGCGAGTACGTGCTGCTGTACAAGCCCGCCAGCCCCAAGGACATCCGCCCGAAGGCCCAGGACCTGCAGCAGGGCCGGGTCTACCTGAAGCGCGGCGACCGGCTCACCCCGGGCCGCGTGGGGCTGGCCGCGGGGATGGGCCACCGCACCCTGCCGGTGGTGCGCCGTCCGCGCGTCGGCGTGCTCTCGACCGGCGACGAGGTCGTCGAACCCGGCACGCCGCTCCCTCCCGGCGGGGTCTACAACTCCAACGCCTACTCGGTGGCCGCGCTGGTGCGCGAGGCCGGCGGCGAACCGGTCCTGCTGGGCAAGGCCGGCGACCGGGTGGAGGCCGTCAGGGAACAGCTCGCCGCGGCGGGCGACCTGGACCTCGTCCTCACCACCGGCGGCGTCAGCATGGGCGACTACGACATCGTCCGCCACCTGCTCGAGCGCGAGGGGAAGATCCACTTCTGGAAGATCCTGCAGCGGCCCGGCGGCCCCCCCATCTTCGCCGAGTTCCTGGGCCGCCCCTTCTTCGGCCTGCCGGGC
Proteins encoded in this region:
- a CDS encoding molybdopterin molybdotransferase MoeA — encoded protein: MRTSLTVEEALATVLEHTRPLPDVEEVPLEAALGRVLARDLEALADHPDVDNTAVDGYAARAADTAGASPENPVRLRWIGESPAGRPFQGRLGPGEAVSVYTGASLPEGADAVVAVEDTERDGEYVLLYKPASPKDIRPKAQDLQQGRVYLKRGDRLTPGRVGLAAGMGHRTLPVVRRPRVGVLSTGDEVVEPGTPLPPGGVYNSNAYSVAALVREAGGEPVLLGKAGDRVEAVREQLAAAGDLDLVLTTGGVSMGDYDIVRHLLEREGKIHFWKILQRPGGPPIFAEFLGRPFFGLPGNPVSAMVTFFLYGRPMLFKMLGRSDPPYRRVRALAEDFFKGAGKKTAFRRAVLRYDPEAPGGHRAASVDSQSSGVLRSMAFGNALVVVPPHTHVEAGEVVEVIPFGEVV